Genomic segment of Kingella negevensis:
GGTCGGATACTTGATATCCGACACACTCTCTCACGCAGCCTGAAAATATTGAATTTCTTGCAAAACCTGTAACTCAGCGATTTTCAGGCTGCGTTAATTAACCGAAGTGTCGGGCATAAATGCACCAACCTACAATTTTTCAGGCTGCGAATAGTTTGCAGCCTGAAAAATAAAACATTAAGCAGGCGTACCCATGATATGAATATGCAAGTGGAACACTTCCTGACCACCGCCTTTGCCAGTGTTAATCAGCGTTTTAAAGCCATTGGTTAAACCTCTTTCCGCCGCGATTTGTGGCACTTTCAACATCATCTTGCCCAACAAAGTTTCATGTTCAGGCTGCGCGTGAGCCAACGAGTCAAAATGCACTTTTGGCACGAGCAACAAATGCACAGGCGCGGCTGGGTTGATGTCTTTAAAACAAAACATTTCATCATCTTCATACACCACAGAAGACGGAATTTGTTTATCAATAATTTTACAGAAAATACAGTCAGTCATTTTTTATCCTTTCAGGCTGCAATTGTTAAATTCTACCTTGTGAAACCTATTCCGCCAACAAAAACGGATTATGCCCACCGCGCTGAATGTTCTCACTACCCAGCAAAATATCCACTGCTAAGCTCGCCAAATCGTCTGCGATTGGGTCGGCATATTGCTGATTTTCCAACAACAACAGCTTGCGATAATGCCCACATTTGCCGCAACTTTCGCCACGCGCACCGTGCAACACGCCCGAATCTGCGCCTTCAATTTGATGAAATTCAATCGCCGATTGGTCGCCGCAGAATGTGCATTTGGCGCGTAACGCATTCCAACGGCTGTTGCAAACGGCGCAATGCAAATAGCGCAAACCGTGCCAATCGCCGCCGTTCAGCACCACACTTGC
This window contains:
- a CDS encoding histidine triad nucleotide-binding protein, giving the protein MTDCIFCKIIDKQIPSSVVYEDDEMFCFKDINPAAPVHLLLVPKVHFDSLAHAQPEHETLLGKMMLKVPQIAAERGLTNGFKTLINTGKGGGQEVFHLHIHIMGTPA